In the Phaseolus vulgaris cultivar G19833 chromosome 7, P. vulgaris v2.0, whole genome shotgun sequence genome, one interval contains:
- the LOC137828321 gene encoding uncharacterized protein, whose protein sequence is MAMNSTKSNNFSATLFPLSASNTVSKREALAVKGMSQLGLNQRVESLRKISLATKSRAVMFHGNAAEKVKGKEVLRGQFWGSLGDGGDTERILRASEIVRVKLENAVCNAITEQSNKKAKEMVQAKLLSASPFASETDAVGGTSSTQLAIIAPLQRGSFLNHFAYPFPNNCKSSHFSESEVDKSMTLCATPLSVCFPHESNYGREKTRNSNREYDGRMHSNPYKKNGPYTCPKCGCVFETSQRFAAHVSWRHYKYETKSERKKRMMAKIRRRSLRLEWENGALTVVADHDAPRATAFGFAGNNTNVAAPPATATAPVEVKTETETGVGLQLAPPPGWPKRTGGGPESAGGCRIKMEALDN, encoded by the exons ATGGCCATGAACTCCACCAAGTCCAACAACTTCAGCGCCACACTCTTTCCTCTCTCGGCTTCCAACACCGTTTCAAAGAGAGAAGCCTTAGCGGTGAAAGGAATGAGCCAACTGGGGTTGAACCAAAGGGTCGAAAGCCTGAGAAAAATCTCATTGGCCACGAAAAGCAGAGCAGTGATGTTTCATGGTAATGCTGCAGAAAAAGTGAAGGGCAAAGAGGTTCTGAGGGGTCAGTTTTGGGGTTCATTAGGTGATGGTGGCGACACTGAGAGGATCTTAAGAGCGAGTGAGATAGTGAGAGTGAAACTGGAGAATGCAGTTTGCAATGCAATTACAGAGCAGAGTAATAAGAAAGCGAAGGAGATGGTGCAAGCCAAACTCCTCTCTGCCTCACCATTCGCTTCTGAAACTGATGCTGTTGGTGGCACTTCATCAACACAGCTTGCGATCATTGCACCACTCCAAAGGGGAAGTTTTCTGAACCATTTTGCTTATCCCTTCCCCAACAACTGTAAAAGTTCCCATTTTTCAGAGAGTGAGGTTGATAAAAGCATGACCCTGTGTGCAACTCCATTGAGTGTTTGTTTTCCCCACGAAAGCAACTATGGGAGGGAGAAGACGAGAAACAGCAAC AGGGAATACGATGGTCGGATGCACAGCAATCCGTACAAGAAGAACGGACCGTACACGTGCCCGAAGTGCGGGTGCGTGTTTGAGACGTCGCAAAGATTTGCGGCGCACGTGAGTTGGAGGCACTACAAGTACGAGACGAAGAGTGAgaggaagaagagaatgatGGCGAAAATACGAAGGAGGAGTCTGCGTCTTGAATGGGAAAATGGTGCACTCACTGTTGTTGCTGACCATGATGCTCCCAGAGCCACTGCTTTTGGTTTTGCAGGAAACAATACCAACGTTGCTGCTCCTCCTGCTACTGCTACTGCTCCTGTTGAGGTGAAGACTGAAACTGAGACTGGTGTGGGGCTTCAGCTTGCTCCTCCTCCGGGGTGGCCAAAAAGAACTGGTGGTGGACCAGAATCTGCAGGAGGTTGCAGAATAAAAATGGAGGCATTAGACAATTGA